In one window of Fulvia fulva chromosome 5, complete sequence DNA:
- a CDS encoding Acyltransferase sidL: MAPAIVHLPNRQTLSVTPVFGGLYFKANDLSAHRSVFPPGWTIILNSEDDDDDDDDDDHKPLPGAATTHDTSADRSATEGVPKARHIHRFKRPTLRNDHLFISSISNPASNDFRPATSPTRQIAMMLWATLYWYFHQQEPEPQLRNATSESTPDAGKPKGEWRININREGIFTSKHLLPKMERMGLIASEDSTVGLDPEDGTKNQSEGWTQMFVSRRSFWQLDPRVYLFTLAPLQTNSPYPAMSPAGSRPASPVRNSQIHEERSSTPLGLQATAQSALGAGHRASTPPGPFHSSSHLPTFYPPPPCQYTSTNNMRHPIRPKPPRQGETFYTRYVPSLGQYLSFRVASLSKRPIVYRGPFSQHDGADPMQSGRDISRATASYSAPKVPTIGDLTVEERDSDTARMTDVEILHKWMNDPRVSHSWGEQGPIEHQEQFLKHGLTSRHSMPVIGCFDGKPFGFFEIYWVKEDRLAQYLGGEVADWDRGLHVLVGEQDFRGPHRIKVWLNALLHFCWLSDSRTNVVMMEPRVDNVKLRKYCEQVGFYREREVSLPHKQSNLMKIRREAWEAPAL, encoded by the exons ATGGCGCCGGCGATAGTCCACCTCCCCAACCGTCAGACGTTGAGCGTGACACCCGTCTTTGGCGGGCTGTACTTCAAAGCGAACGACCTGAGTGCACACCGTAGTGTCTTCCCTCCCGGCTGGACCATCATCTTGAATAGCGaagacgacgacgacgacgacgacgacgacgaccaCAAACCATTACCGGGTGCCGCGACCACCCACGATACTTCTGCCGACAGAAGTGCAACGGAAGGCGTGCCCAAGGCAAGACACATACACCGATTCAAGCGACCAACTTTGAGAAACGACCACCTCTTCATCTCCTCCATCTCGAACCCGGCCAGCAATGACTTCCGTCCGGCCACGAGCCCGACGCGGCAGATCGCGATGATGCTGTGGGCGACACTGTATTGGTACTTTCACCAGCAAGAGCCCGAACCACAACTCCGCAATGCTACCTCCGAGTCGACGCCTGACGCAGGAAAGCCAAAGGGAGAGTGGAGGATCAACATCAACAGAGAGGGCATCTTCACCAGCAAGCACTTGCTGCCCAAGATGGAGCGCATGGGCCTGATCGCATCCGAGGACAGCACAGTAGGCCTCGACCCGGAGGATGGCACCAAGAACCAGAGCGAAGGTTGGACACAGATGTTCGTCTCGAGGCGCTCTTTCTGGCAGCTTGATCCAAGAGTCTACCTCTTCACGCTTGCTCCACTGCAGACGAACTCGCCATACCCTGCAATGAGTCCTGCTGGCAGTCGTCCAGCCAGTCCTGTCAGAAACAGTCAGATTCACGAAGAACGCTCAAGTACGCCATTGGGCTTGCAGGCCACAGCACAGTCTGCTCTGGGCGCGGGCCATCGCGCAAGCACGCCCCCGGGGCCCTTTCACTCATCCTCCCATCTTCCGACATTCTACCCACCTCCACCTTGTCAATACACCTCCACGAACAATATGCGCCATCCGATAAGACCGAAGCCTCCACGACAGGGCGAGACCTTCTACACGCGCTATGTTCCCAGTCTGGGACAATACCTCAGCTTTCGAGTAGCCTCCCTTAGCAAGCGGCCCATCGTGTACAGGGGACCTTTCTCCCAGCATGATGGCGCAGACCCGATGCAGTCCGGGAGGGATATTTCGCGTGCTACCGCCAGTTACTCCGCGCCAAAGGTGCCGACAATCGGCGACCTCACCGTTGAAGAACGTGATTCCGACACGGCCCGCATGACTGACGTCGAGATTCTGCACAAGTGGATGAACGATCCTCGCGTGTCCCATTCGTGGGGTGAACAGGGTCCCATCGAACACCAGGAACAGTTTTTGAAGCACGGCTTGACGTCGAGGCATTCTATGCCCGTCATTGGCTGCTTCGACGGCAAGCCGTTCGGCTTCTTCGAGATATACTGGGTCAAAGAAGACCGCCTAGCGCAGTATCTTGGCGGTGAGGTGGCCGATTGGGATCGTGGTCTCCACGTTCTTGTTGGTGAGCAGGATTTCCGAGGGCCTCACCGGATAAAGGTGTGGCTGAACGCACTACTGCATTTCTGCTGGCTATCTGACTCGAGGACTAACGTCGTGATGATGGAGCCGAGGGTTGATAACGTGAA GCTCAGGAAGTATTGTGAACAAGTTGGGTTTTATAGAGAGAGGGAAGTGAGTCTGCCGCACAAGCAGAGCAATTTGATGAAGATACGCAGAGAAGCCTGGGAAGCGCCGGCGTTATGA
- a CDS encoding Cytochrome P450 monooxygenase astJ: MAMQSGDIHRILLDLHNKYGPIVRIAPNELSYIDPRAMKDIYQNPRIHRAGVWFPRRPNEPTTIMGADEEAHAKYKKAFLGGFTEKAVREHTNVLDRYVGLMISKFKESCSASSKGAVVDIIDWLNMVTFDVSGDLSFGSSFGSTQQGKAHPWVDISNQFGKGIALMASLNFYPGVVKLLKDLMPKKAMENLKYHKQLTVEKLAERLEATADCKDFVQSVLDYNDTAQDKGKQLTRTQIEGNTPVILFAGSETTSSAIGSVLWYLLKSAKWLKQAQADVRAAFSTEADITMASLAKRDILTAVISEGLRLGSTIVIGVPRISRAKAARWFAESSCRKTMLAVNQYPAFHSAANFTNPETFDPARFVGPAKDEISPVFRPCLVGRHVCIGERFAWAEMRLIIASLLFSFDISLDERHSNLKDWAEQKTFIFWCVSLTAN, translated from the exons ATGGCCATGCAGAGCGGCGACATCCACCGCATCCTCCTTGACTTGCATAATAAGTATGGTCCGATCGTACGCATAGCACCCAACGAGCTCTCCTACATCGATCCGCGTGCCATGAAGGACATCTACCAGAACCCTCGCATCCACCGTGCAGGCGTCTGGTTTCCGCGACGGCCAAACGAACCTACCACGATCATGGGCGCCGATGAAGAGGCTCATGCGAAGTACAAGAAGGCTTTCCTTGGTGGTTTCACCGAAAAGGCAGTCCGGGAGCATACCAATGTCCTGGATAGGTATGTCGGCCTCATGATCAGCAAGTTTAAGGAATCATGCTCGGCCAGCTCCAAGGGTGCAGTAGTCGACATCATTGATTGGCTCAATATGGTGACCTTTGACGTTTCTGGCGATTTGTCTTTTGGCTCGTCTTTTGGTTCGACACAACAAGGTAAAGCACATCCATGGGTCGACATATCCAACCAGTTCGGCAAAGGCATCGCCCTCATGGCAAGCCTCAACTTCTACCCAGGTGTCGTCAAGCTGTTGAAAGACCTCATGCCGAAGAAAGCCATGGAGAACTTGAAATACCATAAACAGCTGACCGTCGAGAAACTGGCAGAACGACTCGAGGCCACAGCTGATTGCAAGGATTTTGTCCAAAGCGTGCTCGATTACAACGACACAGCACAGGACAAAGGCAAGCAACTCACTAGGACACAGATAGAGGGCAATACGCCAGTGATACTGTTTGCAGGCAGTGAAACAACCAGCTCAGCTATAGGCAGTGTGCTGTGGTATCTTCTAAAAAGTGCGAAGTGGCTGAAGCAAGCCCAAGCGGATGTGAGAGCTGCCTTCTCTACTGAAGCCGACATTACAATGGCCAGCCTGGCGAAGCGGGACATCCTGACAGCAGTCATCAGCGAAGGATTGCGCCTGGGCTCAACCATCGTTATCGGTGTGCCTAGGATCTCACGGGCAAAGGCGGCGAGATGGTTTGCGGAAAGTTCGTGCCGGAAG ACTATGCTAGCAGTGAACCAATATCCAGCGTTCCATTCGGCAGCAAACTTCACGAACCCAGAGACTTTCGATCCTGCTCGGTTCGTTGGTCCTGCCAAGGATGAAATCAGTCCGGTATTTCGACCTTGCCTCGTTGGCAGGCATGTTTGTATTGGCGAAAGATTCGCTTGGGCGGAGATGAGGTTGATTATCGCGAGCTTGCTGTTTAGCTTCGACATCAGTCTTGATGAACGGCATTCGAACTTGAAGGATTGGGCCGAGCAGAAGACTTTCATCTTTTGGTGTGTATCTTTGACCGCCAATTGA
- a CDS encoding Pre-mRNA-splicing factor ini1 has product MSRHHPDLVMCRKTAGISIGRLCDKCDGKCPVCDSYVRPTTLVRICDECAFGNYQNKCVVCGGEGISDAFYCFECTRLEKDRDGCPKIINLGSSRTDLFYQKKNFRNH; this is encoded by the exons ATGTCTCGCCATCATCC CGACCTGGTCATGTGCCGCAAGACAGCCGGCATCTCCATCGGACGACTCTGCGACAAATGCGACGGCAAATGCCCCGTATGCGATTCCTACGTGCGACCGACGACCCTCGTCCGAATCTGCGACGAATGCGCTTTCGGCAACTACCAGAACAAGTGCGTTGTCTGCGGTGGTGAGGGAATATCAGATGCCTTCTACTGCTTTGAGTGCACCCGGCTGGAGAAGGATCGAGATGGATGTCCCAAGATCATCAATTTGGGCAGTTCGAGGACGGACCTGTTCTACCAGAAGAAGAATTTCAGGAATCATTga